Proteins from a genomic interval of Phocoena phocoena chromosome 20, mPhoPho1.1, whole genome shotgun sequence:
- the CABP5 gene encoding calcium-binding protein 5: MQFPTGPACIFLRKGIAEKQRERPLGPDEIEELREAFLEFDKDRDGFISCKDLGNLMRTMGYMPTEMELIELGQQIRMNLGGRVDFDDFVELMAPKLLAETAGMIGVQEMRDAFKEFDANGDGEITLGELQQAMQRLLGDKLTPQEISEVVQEADINGDGTVDFEEFVKMLSR; the protein is encoded by the exons atgCAGTTTCCCACGGGCCCCGCCTGCATCTTCTTAAGAAAAGGCATCGCTGAGAAACAGCGG GAAAGACCACTGGGACCAGATGAGATTGAAG AGCTCCGGGAAGCATTTCTTGAGTTTGACAAGGACCGAGATGGGTTCATCTCTTGTAAGGATTTGGGGAATCTCATGAGGACAATGGGTTACATGCCCACGGAGATGGAACTGATTGAACTGGGCCAGCAAATCCGCATGAACT TGGGTGGCCGTGTAGATTTTGACGATTTTGTGGAGCTGATGGCCCCCAAATTGCTTGCAGAAACAGCTGGGATGATTGGTGTCCAGGAGATGCGAGATGCTTTCAAGGAA TTTGATGCCAATGGAGACGGGGAGATCACCCTGGGGGAGCTGCAGCAGGCCATGCAGAGGCTCCTGGGGGACAAGCTCACTCCCCAGGAGATCTCCGAGGTTGTCCAGGAAGCCGACATTAACGGAGATGGCACCGTCGACTttgaag AGTTTGTGAAGATGTTGTCTCGTTGA
- the LOC136140195 gene encoding LOW QUALITY PROTEIN: tetrapeptide repeat homeobox protein 2-like (The sequence of the model RefSeq protein was modified relative to this genomic sequence to represent the inferred CDS: substituted 1 base at 1 genomic stop codon), with protein MASLRCRRRAAVRRKREPKSLMGPTRSSGPPKRKRQERTVYTKEQLDVLKEYFQKNEYPGYQDRLRLATRLSLEEHKLQVWFKNRRAQRSRLERLAKGRSQRARDAPTDPGIPCAPGPAPAPVIAAAAAVAGPAFPDCPGFRSLPPRSPAGMLPEPEPSICSHGRAMWAPAQGAQAPVQAASAPAPAPVWPLDPYAPNFGPDPFPIPVIFSRQDPSLPTSGYQTEDSFVDENDLGPGRLLNLXGHLSPQSPADPARPERTSALWARMREAVAACLHSSLLSATCPHLP; from the exons atggcg AGCCTCAGATGCAGACGCAGAGCAGCAGTGAGGAGGAAGCGAGAACCCAAGTCGCTCATGG GCCCCACACGGAGTTCAGGACCCCCAAAGAGGAAGCGGCAGGAGCGCACGGTGTACACCAAAGAGCAACTGGACGTGCTCAAGGAATACTTCCAGAAGAATGAGTACCCCGGCTACCAGGACCGCCTGCGCCTGGCGACCAGGCTCAGCCTAGAGGAGCACAAACTGCAG GTGTGGTTCAAGAACCGCCGGGCCCAACGCTCCCGGCTGGAGCGACTGGCCAAGGGCCGAAGCCAGAGGGCCCGCGATGCTCCCACGGACCCCGGGATCCCCTGCGCCCCCGGCCCCGCGCCTGCCCCTGTCATTGCCGCTGCCGCCGCAGTTGCCGGCCCCGCATTCCCAGACTGCCCGGGATTCCGCAGCCTGCCTCCGCGCAGCCCCGCGGGGATGCTCCCAGAGCCAGAGCCCAGCATCTGCAGCCACGGCCGGGCCATGTGGGCCCCGGCACAAGGCGCCCAGGCGCCCGTCCAGGCTGCTtcagccccggccccggccccagtCTGGCCTCTGGACCCCTACGCCCCCAACTTTGGCCCAGATCCTTTTCCAATTCCAGTGATATTCTCACGCCAAGACCCTTCCTTGCCGACGTCTGGGTACCAAACAGAAGATAGCTTTGTGGATGAGAACGACTTAGGCCCCGGCCGGTTACTGAATTTATAGGGTCATCTTTCTCCGCAAAGTCCTGCAGACCCCGCGAGGCCAGAGAGAACTAGCGCGTTATGGGCGCGGATGCGGGAAGCGGTGGCCGCTTGTCTTCACAGCTCGTTACTCTCAGCCACTTGTCCGCACCTCCCTTGa